In Phragmites australis chromosome 16, lpPhrAust1.1, whole genome shotgun sequence, one DNA window encodes the following:
- the LOC133896052 gene encoding uncharacterized protein LOC133896052 has protein sequence MSNQDQPRLHPQQQKPYSVRAHRSGALQWAVAVVLTVLAVVVLVAAVAVLIVVLLLRPRSPYIVVRSPRLDTLVYDQQGSLDNVQLSLVVEARNGNAHSGATFSDLEVRLAFGGTVLAKLRAAPFGVPAKGALPLGYVVRAQGAPLDGPGSAAMEAALRDGVVPFGVDGEARTRWKVAGLVGVRHWTRLACELRFFWPNGTALDFSCSSKSKFWFWFF, from the coding sequence ATGTCCAACCAAGATCAGCCCCGGCTGCACCCACAGCAGCAGAAGCCGTACAGCGTCAGGGCGCACCGGTCCGGCGCACTGCAGtgggcggtggcggtggtgctCACGGTGCTGGCCGTCGTGGTTCTGGTGGCCGCGGTGGCCGTGCTGAtcgtggtgctgctgctgcggccCCGGTCGCCGTACATCGTCGTGCGGTCGCCGCGGCTGGACACGCTCGTGTACGACCAGCAGGGCTCGCTCGACAACGTGCAGCTGTCGCTCGTCGTCGAGGCGCGGAACGGCAACGCGCACTCCGGCGCGACCTTCTCGGACCTGGAGGTGCGGCTCGCGTTCGGTGGCACGGTGCTCGCGAAGCTGCGCGCCGCCCCGTTTGGCGTGCCGGCGAAGGGCGCGCTGCCGCTGGGCTACGTGGTGCGCGCACAGGGAGCGCCGCTCGACGGCCCCGGGAGCGCGGCCATGGAGGCCGCGCTCCGCGACGGCGTGGTGCCGTTCGGCGTGGACGGGGAGGCGAGGACGCGGTGGAAGGTGGCCGGGCTCGTGGGCGTCAGGCACTGGACGCGCCTCGCCTGCGAGCTCCGCTTCTTCTGGCCCAACGGCACGGCGCTCGACTTCAGCTGCAGCTCCAAGTCCAAGTTCTGGTTCTGGTTTTTCTGA
- the LOC133895659 gene encoding uncharacterized protein LOC133895659 isoform X1 — MWAASGGDVALPSAGGVRAVPGKVTHAMDPQPFVRLSIGQIGLKLPGGNARTAAQLCHCEIRLGGFPVQIAHVPLIHSSEFNLDPFTNVAVFSLDESDLKALATPGCFRAPRSYLEVVVYLGRFGVHCGIAGRKRLVGVFRVEVGSEWHEGKPVLLHHGWTGIGKGEARPELHLRVKLEADPRYIFQFDDEIVLNPQVVQLHGSSRQPIFSCKFIRDKRPSQTDALGGQYWSSSGSEEKDMEMRRERKGWKVVIHDLSGSAVAAAFMATPFVPAPGCDTVARSNPGAWLIVRADTTGSSESWQPWGRLEAWREAAPVASKDTVRLRLHLLPERQDDCVLVSEAPLSIDKGGEFFIDMDRQAPAAAGAPAAEHCAVSLGAACVGGGFVMSCMVQGEARKSRPLVQLAVRHVTCREDAAMFVALAAAVDLSVKACRPFRRKPAKKYGSSSPDPLELDA, encoded by the exons ATGTGGGCGGCGAGTGGCGGCGACGTTGCGTTGCCCAGCGCGGGAGGAGTTCGCGCTGTGCCGGGCAAAG TGACACACGCCATGGATCCCCAGCCATTTGTGAGGCTATCAATTGGACAGATTGGTCTAAAGCTCCCTGGTGGAAATGCTAGGACGGCGGCCCAGCTCTGTCACTGCGAAATCCGGCTGGGAGGATTCCCAGTCCAGATAGCTCATGTGCCCCTGATCCATTCTTCAGAGTTCAACCTTGATCCCTTCACAAATGTGGCGGTCTTCTCCCTCGACGAGTCTGACCTGAAGGCGCTGGCGACACCGGGGTGCTTCCGAGCTCCTCGGTCATACCTTGAGGTTGTGGTGTACCTGGGCCGGTTTGGTGTGCATTGCGGCATCGCCGGAAGGAAGCGGCTGGTCGGGGTGTTCAGGGTGGAGGTCGGGTCGGAGTGGCACGAGGGGAAGCCTGTGCTGCTTCACCATGGATGGACAGGCATTGGCAAGGGGGAGGCCAGGCCGGAGCTGCACTTGAGGGTGAAGCTGGAGGCTGACCCGCGGTACATCTTCCAGTTCGACGACGAGATCGTGCTGAATCCGCAGGTTGTCCAGCTTCATGgcagcagcaggcagcccaTTTTCAGCTGCAAGTTCATCCGCGACAAGCG GCCATCTCAGACTGATGCATTGGGCGGGCAGTACTGGTCGAGCTCCGGCAGCGAGGAGAAGGACATGGAGatgaggagggagaggaagggcTGGAAGGTGGTGATCCACGACCTGTCCGGCTCCGCGGTCGCCGCCGCGTTCATGGCCACCCCGTTCGTGCCGGCGCCGGGCTGCGACACGGTGGCGCGGTCCAACCCCGGCGCGTGGCTCATCGTGCGCGCAGACACGACGGGGTCGTCGGAGAGCTGGCAGCCGTGGGGCCGGCTCGAGGCGTGGCGGGAGGCGGCGCCGGTGGCGAGCAAGGACACGGTGCGCCTGCGGTTGCACCTGCTCCCGGAACGCCAGGACGACTGCGTGCTCGTGTCGGAGGCGCCCCTGAGCATCGACAAGGGCGGGGAGTTCTTCATCGACATGGACAGGCaggcgccggccgccgccggcgcccccGCGGCGGAGCACTGCGCGGTGAGCCTGGGCGCCGCGTGCGTGGGCGGCGGGTTCGTGATGAGCTGCATGGTGCAAGGGGAGGCGAGGAAAAGCCGGCCGCTCGTTCAGCTCGCCGTGCGGCACGTCACGTGCAGGGAGGACGCCGCCATGTTCGTCGCGCTCGCCGCGGCCGTCGACCTCAGCGTCAAGGCGTGCCGGCCGTTCCGGAGGAAGCCGGCCAAGAAGTACGGCTCGTCGTCTCCCGATCCTCTCGAGCTCGACGCGTAG
- the LOC133895659 gene encoding uncharacterized protein LOC133895659 isoform X2 encodes MDPQPFVRLSIGQIGLKLPGGNARTAAQLCHCEIRLGGFPVQIAHVPLIHSSEFNLDPFTNVAVFSLDESDLKALATPGCFRAPRSYLEVVVYLGRFGVHCGIAGRKRLVGVFRVEVGSEWHEGKPVLLHHGWTGIGKGEARPELHLRVKLEADPRYIFQFDDEIVLNPQVVQLHGSSRQPIFSCKFIRDKRPSQTDALGGQYWSSSGSEEKDMEMRRERKGWKVVIHDLSGSAVAAAFMATPFVPAPGCDTVARSNPGAWLIVRADTTGSSESWQPWGRLEAWREAAPVASKDTVRLRLHLLPERQDDCVLVSEAPLSIDKGGEFFIDMDRQAPAAAGAPAAEHCAVSLGAACVGGGFVMSCMVQGEARKSRPLVQLAVRHVTCREDAAMFVALAAAVDLSVKACRPFRRKPAKKYGSSSPDPLELDA; translated from the exons ATGGATCCCCAGCCATTTGTGAGGCTATCAATTGGACAGATTGGTCTAAAGCTCCCTGGTGGAAATGCTAGGACGGCGGCCCAGCTCTGTCACTGCGAAATCCGGCTGGGAGGATTCCCAGTCCAGATAGCTCATGTGCCCCTGATCCATTCTTCAGAGTTCAACCTTGATCCCTTCACAAATGTGGCGGTCTTCTCCCTCGACGAGTCTGACCTGAAGGCGCTGGCGACACCGGGGTGCTTCCGAGCTCCTCGGTCATACCTTGAGGTTGTGGTGTACCTGGGCCGGTTTGGTGTGCATTGCGGCATCGCCGGAAGGAAGCGGCTGGTCGGGGTGTTCAGGGTGGAGGTCGGGTCGGAGTGGCACGAGGGGAAGCCTGTGCTGCTTCACCATGGATGGACAGGCATTGGCAAGGGGGAGGCCAGGCCGGAGCTGCACTTGAGGGTGAAGCTGGAGGCTGACCCGCGGTACATCTTCCAGTTCGACGACGAGATCGTGCTGAATCCGCAGGTTGTCCAGCTTCATGgcagcagcaggcagcccaTTTTCAGCTGCAAGTTCATCCGCGACAAGCG GCCATCTCAGACTGATGCATTGGGCGGGCAGTACTGGTCGAGCTCCGGCAGCGAGGAGAAGGACATGGAGatgaggagggagaggaagggcTGGAAGGTGGTGATCCACGACCTGTCCGGCTCCGCGGTCGCCGCCGCGTTCATGGCCACCCCGTTCGTGCCGGCGCCGGGCTGCGACACGGTGGCGCGGTCCAACCCCGGCGCGTGGCTCATCGTGCGCGCAGACACGACGGGGTCGTCGGAGAGCTGGCAGCCGTGGGGCCGGCTCGAGGCGTGGCGGGAGGCGGCGCCGGTGGCGAGCAAGGACACGGTGCGCCTGCGGTTGCACCTGCTCCCGGAACGCCAGGACGACTGCGTGCTCGTGTCGGAGGCGCCCCTGAGCATCGACAAGGGCGGGGAGTTCTTCATCGACATGGACAGGCaggcgccggccgccgccggcgcccccGCGGCGGAGCACTGCGCGGTGAGCCTGGGCGCCGCGTGCGTGGGCGGCGGGTTCGTGATGAGCTGCATGGTGCAAGGGGAGGCGAGGAAAAGCCGGCCGCTCGTTCAGCTCGCCGTGCGGCACGTCACGTGCAGGGAGGACGCCGCCATGTTCGTCGCGCTCGCCGCGGCCGTCGACCTCAGCGTCAAGGCGTGCCGGCCGTTCCGGAGGAAGCCGGCCAAGAAGTACGGCTCGTCGTCTCCCGATCCTCTCGAGCTCGACGCGTAG